In the Aromatoleum bremense genome, one interval contains:
- a CDS encoding TRZ/ATZ family hydrolase: MSQPADLLIHARWIVPVEPANAVLERHAVVVRNGRILAILPQDEARSRYHAPESFELADHVLIPGLINLHAHSAMTLMRGIADDLPLMRWLQEAIWPAESRHVSYAFVRDGTLLAAAEMLQGGITTCNDMYFYPDAAAEAFDQAGMRAVLGITVLEFPTPYASDADDYLRKGLAARGQWHTHPRIGFSLAPHAPYTVSDETLVRVASLAAELDTTIHIHLHETLQEIQDSHSRYGVRPLTRLARLGLLGSNLLGVHAVHLDQSDFDLLALHGCSIAHCPTSNMKLASGIAPVARLREDGITVGFGTDGAASNNRLDLFQEIRHACLLAKVSTLDATAIPAHAAIRMATLDAARALGMGDRIGSIEPGKEADLCAVALDRIETRPCFNPASHLVYVAGREHVSHVWVGGEIRVNKGNLVLQLNDSELLALTTLWQTKLGS; encoded by the coding sequence TTGAGCCAGCCTGCAGACCTGCTGATCCACGCCCGCTGGATCGTTCCCGTCGAGCCCGCGAACGCCGTACTCGAGCGCCATGCCGTCGTGGTGCGCAACGGGCGCATCCTGGCGATACTGCCGCAGGATGAAGCACGCTCGCGCTATCACGCACCCGAATCGTTCGAACTTGCCGATCACGTCCTGATTCCGGGGCTGATCAATCTTCATGCGCATTCAGCGATGACGCTGATGCGCGGCATCGCCGACGACCTGCCATTGATGCGCTGGCTGCAAGAGGCGATCTGGCCGGCTGAAAGCAGGCACGTGTCCTACGCTTTCGTCCGCGACGGGACCTTGCTGGCGGCGGCTGAAATGCTGCAGGGCGGAATCACTACCTGCAACGATATGTATTTCTACCCCGACGCGGCCGCTGAAGCGTTCGACCAGGCGGGAATGCGCGCCGTCCTCGGCATTACCGTGCTCGAATTTCCCACGCCCTACGCCAGCGACGCCGACGACTATCTCCGCAAGGGACTGGCGGCGCGGGGTCAGTGGCACACTCATCCGCGGATCGGTTTTTCGCTCGCACCGCACGCGCCGTATACGGTTTCGGATGAAACCCTGGTGCGCGTCGCCAGCCTCGCGGCCGAACTCGACACGACGATCCACATCCACCTCCACGAGACGCTCCAGGAGATTCAGGACTCCCATTCCCGGTACGGCGTCCGTCCGCTCACCCGACTCGCGCGACTCGGGCTGCTTGGCAGCAATTTGCTCGGGGTCCATGCGGTTCATCTCGACCAATCCGATTTCGACCTGCTCGCCCTGCATGGTTGCAGCATTGCGCACTGCCCCACTTCGAACATGAAGCTGGCAAGCGGTATCGCACCGGTTGCCCGCTTGAGAGAAGACGGCATCACGGTAGGCTTCGGCACCGACGGCGCAGCCAGCAACAACCGCCTTGATCTCTTCCAGGAAATCCGTCATGCCTGTCTTCTTGCGAAGGTCTCCACCCTCGACGCCACCGCGATTCCTGCCCATGCCGCCATCCGGATGGCGACACTCGATGCCGCCCGCGCCCTGGGAATGGGAGACCGGATCGGGTCGATCGAACCGGGCAAGGAAGCCGACCTTTGCGCCGTTGCGCTGGACCGGATCGAAACACGCCCCTGCTTCAATCCTGCCTCGCATTTGGTCTATGTTGCAGGACGGGAGCACGTCTCCCACGTATGGGTCGGTGGAGAAATCCGTGTAAATAAAGGGAATTTGGTGTTGCAATTAAACGACAGCGAATTGCTCGCGCTTACTACACTGTGGCAAACTAAGCTTGGTAGCTGA
- the gyrA gene encoding DNA gyrase subunit A: MTPFAKETLPISLEDEMRHSYLDYAMSVIVGRALPDARDGLKPVHRRVLFAMHELSNDWNKAYKKSARIVGDVIGKYHPHGDSAVYDTIVRMAQDFSLRYMLVDGQGNFGSVDGDNAAAMRYTEIRMARIGHELLADIDKETVDFGPNYDGSEREPLILPAKIPNLLINGSSGIAVGMATNIPPHNLGEVLDACLKLLENPDTDIEELIALVKAPDFPTAALIYGLSGVHDGYRTGRGRVVMRARTHFEDLEKGNRQAIIVDELPYQVNKRTLLERIAELVNEKKIEGISEIRDESDKSGMRVVIELKRNEVPEVVLNNLFKQTQLQDTFGMNMVALVDGKPRTLNLKQMLDCFLSHRREVITRRTVFELRKARDRGHILEGLAVALSNVDEIIALIKAAPTPADAKRGLMARTWHSVLVEEMLARALADSYRPDGLPPEFGLSAQGYRLSDAQAQAILELRLQRLTGLEQDKIVTEYREVMEVITDLLDILANPARITAIIVEELGAIRNQFDDPRRSEIVLNTAEINIEDLIAPEDMVVTLSHAGYFKRQPLTDYRAQRRGGRGKQATGMKDDDFIDRLFVANTHDYILCFSSRGRVYWLKVYEVPEGTRNSRGRPIVNLFPLMEGEKINAVLPVQAFDDDHFVFMATAEGTVKKTALTAFSNPRKAGIIAANLDDGDRLIGVAITDGNSDVMLFSDAGKAVRFPEGDVRPMGREARGVRGMNLEEGQRVIAMLVAKDEELSVLTATENGYGKRTPVAEYTRHGRGTKGMIAIQTSDRNGKLVGACLVEESDEVMLISTGGVLIRTRVQDIRELGRATQGVTLINLDEGTSLAGIEKVAESEVDEPAADAPDDGVPEADSASAVDGTQTDGLLE; encoded by the coding sequence ATGACCCCGTTTGCCAAGGAAACGCTGCCGATCAGTCTCGAAGACGAGATGCGGCACTCCTATCTCGATTACGCGATGAGCGTGATCGTCGGTCGCGCGCTGCCCGATGCACGCGATGGCCTCAAGCCGGTTCACCGGCGCGTGCTGTTCGCGATGCACGAGCTGTCGAATGACTGGAACAAGGCTTACAAGAAGTCCGCGCGGATCGTCGGCGACGTCATCGGCAAGTATCACCCCCATGGAGACTCCGCGGTCTACGACACGATCGTGCGCATGGCGCAGGACTTCTCGCTGCGCTACATGCTCGTCGACGGGCAGGGAAACTTCGGTTCGGTCGATGGCGACAACGCCGCAGCAATGCGATACACCGAAATCCGTATGGCGCGCATCGGCCACGAACTGCTCGCCGACATCGACAAGGAAACGGTGGATTTCGGCCCGAACTACGACGGTTCGGAGAGGGAGCCGCTGATCCTGCCGGCGAAAATCCCGAACCTGCTGATCAATGGTTCATCGGGCATCGCTGTCGGGATGGCGACGAACATCCCGCCGCACAACCTTGGCGAAGTGCTCGATGCCTGCCTGAAGCTGCTGGAAAATCCGGACACCGATATCGAAGAGCTGATCGCCCTCGTCAAGGCGCCGGATTTTCCGACTGCCGCGCTGATCTACGGGCTCTCGGGCGTGCACGACGGTTACCGTACGGGCCGCGGCCGCGTCGTGATGCGCGCGCGCACGCACTTCGAGGATCTGGAAAAAGGCAACCGCCAGGCGATCATCGTCGATGAGCTGCCGTACCAGGTGAACAAGCGCACGCTGCTCGAGCGCATCGCCGAGTTGGTGAACGAAAAGAAGATCGAGGGCATCAGCGAGATTCGCGACGAGTCGGACAAGTCCGGTATGCGTGTCGTCATCGAACTCAAGCGCAACGAAGTGCCTGAAGTCGTGCTGAACAACCTCTTCAAGCAGACCCAGCTGCAGGACACGTTCGGCATGAACATGGTGGCGCTGGTCGATGGCAAGCCGCGCACGCTGAACCTGAAGCAGATGCTCGACTGCTTCCTGTCGCACCGGCGCGAAGTCATCACGCGCCGCACCGTGTTCGAGCTGCGCAAGGCGCGCGATCGCGGGCATATCCTCGAAGGGCTTGCCGTCGCGTTGTCGAATGTCGACGAGATCATTGCGCTGATCAAGGCGGCGCCGACACCGGCCGACGCCAAGCGCGGTCTGATGGCACGCACGTGGCATTCCGTGCTGGTCGAGGAGATGCTCGCGCGCGCGCTCGCCGACAGCTACCGGCCCGACGGCTTGCCGCCCGAGTTCGGGCTCTCGGCGCAGGGCTACCGGCTGTCGGACGCGCAGGCGCAGGCGATCCTGGAGCTGCGCCTGCAGCGCCTGACCGGACTCGAGCAGGACAAGATCGTCACCGAATACCGCGAAGTGATGGAGGTCATCACCGACCTGCTCGACATTCTCGCGAATCCGGCGCGCATCACCGCGATCATCGTCGAGGAACTGGGCGCGATCCGTAACCAGTTCGACGACCCGCGCCGCTCCGAGATCGTGCTGAACACGGCCGAGATCAACATCGAGGACCTGATCGCGCCCGAAGACATGGTCGTGACGCTGTCGCACGCCGGCTATTTCAAGCGCCAGCCGCTGACCGACTACCGCGCGCAGCGCCGCGGCGGTCGCGGCAAGCAGGCGACCGGGATGAAGGACGACGATTTCATCGACCGCCTCTTCGTCGCCAATACGCATGACTACATCCTGTGCTTCTCCAGCCGCGGCCGTGTCTATTGGCTCAAGGTGTATGAGGTCCCCGAAGGCACGCGCAACTCACGCGGCCGTCCGATCGTGAATCTTTTCCCGCTGATGGAAGGAGAGAAGATCAACGCGGTGCTGCCGGTGCAGGCTTTCGACGACGATCATTTCGTCTTCATGGCGACCGCCGAGGGCACGGTGAAGAAGACCGCGCTGACGGCGTTTTCCAATCCGCGCAAGGCCGGCATCATTGCGGCGAACCTCGACGACGGCGACCGCCTGATCGGCGTCGCGATCACCGACGGCAACAGCGACGTCATGCTGTTTTCCGATGCCGGCAAGGCGGTGCGCTTCCCCGAAGGCGACGTGCGCCCGATGGGCCGCGAGGCGCGCGGGGTACGCGGCATGAATCTCGAGGAAGGCCAGCGCGTGATCGCGATGCTGGTCGCGAAGGACGAGGAGCTGTCGGTGCTGACAGCGACCGAAAACGGCTATGGCAAGCGCACGCCGGTCGCCGAATACACCCGCCACGGGCGCGGCACCAAAGGCATGATCGCGATCCAGACGTCGGACCGCAACGGCAAACTTGTCGGCGCCTGCCTCGTCGAGGAAAGCGACGAGGTGATGCTGATCTCGACCGGCGGAGTGCTGATCCGGACCAGGGTGCAGGACATCCGCGAACTGGGCCGGGCGACGCAGGGTGTGACGCTGATCAACCTCGACGAGGGCACCTCGCTGGCGGGGATCGAGAAAGTGGCGGAGTCCGAAGTCGACGAGCCTGCGGCCGACGCTCCCGACGACGGCGTCCCGGAGGCCGACTCCGCGTCTGCGGTGGATGGCACGCAAACGGATGGTCTGCTGGAGTAA
- the serC gene encoding 3-phosphoserine/phosphohydroxythreonine transaminase: MTRIYNFSAGPAALPEPVLRQAAEEMLDWHGVGCGVMEMSHRGKEFTSIVAQAEADLRELLAIPDNYRVLFLQGGATQQFAQIPMNLLAGGSADYLVTGTWSKKAYGEAKHLVGALGGAVRLAGSTETAGFTRLLRTEELDLDPRARYLHLCTNETIHGVELREVSRLPDTGVPLVADMSSHILSRPLDIGRYGLIYAGAQKNIGPSGLVVVIVREDLLGHASPVTPTIMDYRVMAENGSMLNTPPTYAIYIAGLVFRWLKAQGGLAAVEANNIAKSDLLYDFLDASDFYDNRVEHDSRSRMNIPFLLRDDALNDAFLAGAKAAGLTQLKGHKSVGGMRASIYNAMPLAGVQALVDYMRDFSARNG; encoded by the coding sequence ATGACACGTATATACAACTTCAGCGCCGGACCCGCGGCGCTGCCCGAGCCGGTGCTGCGCCAGGCCGCCGAAGAGATGCTCGACTGGCATGGCGTGGGTTGCGGCGTGATGGAAATGAGCCATCGCGGCAAGGAGTTCACGTCGATCGTCGCACAGGCCGAAGCGGATTTGCGCGAGCTGCTGGCGATTCCGGACAACTACCGCGTGCTGTTCCTGCAGGGTGGTGCGACGCAGCAGTTCGCGCAGATCCCCATGAATTTGCTCGCCGGAGGGTCGGCCGACTATCTCGTGACTGGGACCTGGTCGAAGAAGGCTTACGGCGAAGCGAAGCATCTGGTCGGCGCGCTCGGCGGCGCAGTCCGGCTCGCCGGCTCCACGGAGACTGCCGGATTCACGCGCCTGCTGCGCACGGAAGAACTCGACCTCGACCCGCGGGCGCGCTATCTGCATCTATGCACCAACGAGACGATCCACGGCGTTGAGCTGCGCGAAGTCAGCCGGTTGCCGGACACCGGCGTGCCGCTGGTCGCCGACATGTCGTCGCATATTCTGTCGCGCCCGCTCGACATCGGCCGCTACGGCCTGATCTATGCCGGGGCACAAAAAAACATCGGTCCTTCCGGGCTGGTCGTCGTCATCGTGCGCGAGGACCTGCTCGGCCATGCTTCGCCGGTAACGCCGACAATCATGGATTACCGCGTGATGGCGGAGAACGGGTCGATGCTCAACACTCCGCCGACCTACGCGATCTACATCGCCGGACTCGTATTCCGCTGGCTCAAGGCGCAGGGCGGCCTCGCGGCGGTCGAGGCGAACAACATCGCGAAGTCGGACCTGCTCTACGATTTTCTCGACGCCAGCGATTTTTACGACAACCGCGTCGAGCACGACAGCCGCTCGCGGATGAACATCCCGTTCCTGCTGCGTGACGACGCGCTCAACGACGCTTTCCTTGCCGGGGCGAAGGCCGCCGGGCTGACCCAGCTCAAGGGGCACAAGTCGGTCGGCGGGATGCGCGCCTCGATCTATAACGCGATGCCGCTCGCCGGAGTGCAGGCGCTGGTTGATTACATGCGGGATTTTTCCGCGCGAAACGGTTGA
- the pheA gene encoding prephenate dehydratase, whose amino-acid sequence MSDELLNLRKNIDRLDEEILVRLAERARNAQRVGEIKQGNVYRPEREAQVLRRLGAANPGPLPDLAVQRIFREIMSACLALERPLRVAYLGPAGTFSESASRKHFGSAPNFVPTSTIDEVFRAVEAGNVDYGVVPVENSTEGVVGGTLDLLLENPLQICGEVKLRIHQHLLSKAAGVGALKRLYSHAQSLAQCHEWLNRNLPSLSRVPVASNAEAARLAAEDPESCAIAGEAAAELYGLDVLAANIEDDPNNTTCFLVIAHHDADRSGQDKTSLVCSAPNRPGAMHALLEPLAKHGVSMSKLQSRPARGGLWEYVFYMDIEGHREDPEVAAALKELNERAGFVKVLGSYPVAVI is encoded by the coding sequence ATGAGTGACGAACTGCTGAACCTCAGGAAGAACATCGACCGCCTCGACGAGGAAATCCTCGTCCGTCTCGCAGAACGCGCCCGCAACGCGCAGCGCGTCGGCGAGATCAAGCAGGGCAACGTATATCGCCCCGAGCGCGAGGCGCAGGTGCTGCGCCGCCTCGGCGCTGCCAATCCAGGGCCGTTGCCGGATCTGGCGGTGCAGCGGATCTTCCGCGAAATCATGTCGGCGTGTCTCGCGCTCGAACGGCCGCTCAGGGTCGCCTACCTCGGGCCGGCGGGCACCTTTTCGGAGAGCGCGTCGCGCAAGCATTTCGGCTCGGCGCCGAACTTCGTGCCGACGTCGACGATTGATGAGGTCTTTCGCGCGGTCGAAGCCGGCAATGTCGACTACGGCGTCGTCCCGGTCGAGAACTCGACCGAGGGTGTGGTCGGCGGCACGCTCGACCTGCTGCTCGAGAATCCGTTGCAGATCTGCGGTGAAGTCAAGCTGCGGATCCATCAACACCTGCTGTCGAAAGCTGCCGGCGTCGGCGCGCTCAAACGGCTGTATTCGCACGCTCAATCCCTCGCCCAGTGCCACGAGTGGCTGAACCGCAACCTGCCGTCCCTTTCGCGCGTGCCGGTCGCGAGCAATGCCGAGGCGGCGCGGCTGGCGGCGGAAGATCCCGAATCGTGCGCGATCGCAGGCGAGGCGGCCGCCGAACTGTACGGCCTCGACGTGCTGGCCGCGAACATCGAGGACGATCCGAACAACACCACGTGCTTTCTCGTTATCGCGCACCACGACGCGGACCGCTCCGGCCAGGACAAGACCTCGCTGGTGTGCTCGGCGCCGAACCGGCCGGGCGCGATGCATGCATTGCTCGAACCGCTGGCGAAGCACGGTGTCAGCATGAGCAAGCTGCAATCCCGTCCGGCGCGCGGCGGATTGTGGGAGTACGTGTTCTACATGGACATCGAAGGGCACCGCGAAGACCCGGAGGTGGCCGCGGCCTTGAAGGAACTCAACGAACGTGCAGGGTTCGTCAAGGTGTTGGGATCCTATCCGGTGGCGGTGATCTGA
- the hisC gene encoding histidinol-phosphate transaminase, with protein sequence MSVASKAPDYIHAITPYPPGKPIGELAREMGIPEASIVKLASNENPLGMSVRAKEAAVAALVDIERYPDGNGFELKAALCARFGVQPDQIVLGNGSNDVLELAAHAYLAPGSSAVFSRHAFAVYPLATNAMGARGIEVPARAYGHDLAAMAAAVATDTRIVFIANPNNPTGTFVDGSELEAFLARVPSDVLVVLDEAYTEYLSEQQRYDSLSWLPRFPNLLVSRTMSKAYGMAGLRVGYGIGHPDVVDLMNRVRQPFNVNSVALAAATAALADEEFLARSADVNRRGMAQITEALAELALEWIPSAGNFVTFRVGNAAAVNLALLKQGVIVRPIGGYGMPEWLRVSIGLPEENARFITALRQALA encoded by the coding sequence ATGAGCGTAGCCAGCAAGGCCCCCGATTACATCCATGCAATCACGCCCTATCCGCCCGGCAAGCCGATCGGGGAACTGGCGCGGGAAATGGGGATTCCCGAGGCCAGCATCGTCAAGCTGGCGTCCAACGAGAACCCGCTCGGCATGAGCGTGCGGGCCAAGGAAGCCGCGGTGGCGGCGCTCGTCGACATCGAGCGCTATCCGGACGGCAATGGCTTTGAGCTGAAGGCGGCGCTGTGTGCGCGCTTCGGCGTGCAGCCCGACCAGATCGTGCTCGGCAACGGCTCGAACGACGTCCTCGAGCTCGCCGCGCATGCGTACCTCGCCCCCGGCAGTTCTGCAGTGTTCTCGCGGCACGCATTCGCCGTCTATCCGCTCGCGACCAACGCAATGGGCGCGCGTGGCATCGAGGTGCCGGCGCGGGCCTACGGACACGATCTGGCCGCAATGGCAGCCGCGGTCGCGACCGACACGCGGATCGTGTTCATTGCGAATCCGAACAATCCGACCGGCACCTTCGTCGACGGCAGCGAGCTCGAGGCTTTCCTCGCCCGGGTGCCGTCCGATGTGCTCGTCGTGCTGGACGAGGCCTACACCGAATACCTGTCCGAACAGCAGCGTTACGACAGCCTCTCGTGGTTGCCCCGCTTTCCGAACCTGCTCGTTTCCCGCACTATGTCGAAAGCATACGGCATGGCGGGCCTGCGCGTCGGCTACGGCATCGGGCACCCCGATGTCGTCGACCTGATGAACCGCGTCCGCCAGCCGTTCAACGTCAACAGCGTGGCGCTCGCGGCGGCGACGGCTGCGCTCGCCGACGAGGAATTTCTCGCCCGCAGTGCCGACGTCAATCGGCGCGGCATGGCGCAGATTACCGAGGCGCTGGCCGAACTCGCGCTGGAATGGATTCCGTCGGCGGGCAATTTCGTCACGTTCAGGGTCGGCAATGCAGCGGCGGTGAATCTGGCGCTGCTGAAACAAGGCGTCATCGTGCGGCCGATCGGCGGCTACGGTATGCCCGAATGGCTGCGTGTTTCGATCGGCCTGCCCGAAGAAAACGCCCGCTTCATCACCGCCCTCCGGCAGGCGCTCGCATGA
- a CDS encoding prephenate dehydrogenase translates to MVMIDKLVVCGVGLIGGSFALALRRAGLVRRIVGIGRRPASLARAVALGVIDKAAAGWADALDGADFVLLATPVGQMDAVMAAMAPHLAPGTVVTDAGSTKRDVIEAIYRHLPGHLPYVVPAHPIAGAECSGVEAAFAGLYDGRKVVVTPLPENEPGAVLRVREAWEACGALMYEMPPQEHDRVFAAVSHLPHLLAFGLVHDLAGRPNAEQLFGYAASGFRDFTRIAGSHPEMWRDICIANRQALLGELDQYLAELAYLRALLLSADGDRLEQLFAEARHARNAWAEQFSTAPNAVPTPE, encoded by the coding sequence ATGGTCATGATCGACAAGCTGGTCGTCTGCGGCGTCGGCCTGATTGGCGGTTCGTTCGCGCTGGCGCTGCGCCGGGCCGGACTTGTCAGGCGTATCGTCGGGATCGGCCGCAGGCCGGCATCGCTTGCCCGCGCAGTGGCGTTGGGAGTCATCGACAAGGCGGCCGCCGGCTGGGCCGACGCGCTGGACGGCGCCGATTTCGTCCTGCTGGCCACCCCGGTCGGGCAGATGGATGCGGTGATGGCGGCGATGGCGCCACATCTGGCGCCGGGAACGGTAGTCACGGACGCGGGCAGTACCAAGCGCGACGTCATCGAGGCGATCTACCGCCATCTTCCCGGCCATCTGCCGTACGTTGTCCCGGCGCACCCGATCGCCGGCGCCGAGTGCAGTGGTGTCGAGGCGGCATTCGCCGGCCTGTACGACGGCAGGAAAGTCGTCGTCACGCCGCTGCCGGAAAACGAGCCGGGCGCGGTGCTGCGCGTGCGCGAGGCGTGGGAGGCGTGCGGGGCGCTGATGTACGAGATGCCACCGCAAGAGCACGATCGGGTGTTCGCCGCGGTCAGTCACCTGCCACATCTGCTGGCGTTCGGGCTGGTGCACGACCTTGCCGGACGGCCGAACGCCGAACAGCTGTTCGGGTACGCCGCGAGCGGCTTCCGCGACTTCACGCGCATTGCGGGCAGCCATCCGGAGATGTGGCGGGATATCTGCATCGCAAACAGGCAGGCGCTGCTGGGCGAACTGGACCAGTATCTTGCCGAGCTAGCATACCTTCGGGCGCTGCTCTTGTCCGCTGACGGCGACCGGCTCGAGCAACTGTTCGCCGAGGCGCGCCACGCCCGCAACGCGTGGGCCGAGCAATTCTCCACCGCCCCCAACGCTGTTCCGACGCCTGAATGA
- a CDS encoding bifunctional 3-phosphoshikimate 1-carboxyvinyltransferase/cytidylate kinase, which translates to MDFLDLPPMLDATGRVRLPGSKSISNRTLLLAALAEGRTEIRDLLASDDVERMLDALRTLGVSWAREGDSDHYRVDGVAGPFPVKAADLFLGNAGTAFRPLTAALALSGGEYRLTGVPRMHERPIGDLVDGLRQIGADVRYLGIEGFPPLHILPATIRPGGVLRVRGDVSSQFLTALLMALPLTGTRTTIEVVGELISKPYISITLDLMARFGVEVQREGWTRFIVPSGARYRSPGRVFVEGDASSASYFLAAGAIGGGPVRVEGVGRSSIQGDVRFAEALAELGARVDIGDNWIEARAPESGRLKAFDLDLNHIPDAAMTLAVAALFADGSCTLRNIASWRVKETDRIAAMAKELRKVGAIVEEGADFLRVTPPAKLVPAAIDTYDDHRMAMCFSLVSLGGCRVRINDPKCVNKTFPTYFECFASITRPVPVVAIDGPSASGKGTVAARVAAALGYHYLDSGSLYRLVALAAMRSELSLDDEPALAALAARLPARFSAAQVMLDDEDVTDAIRTERCSVGASQVAALPAVRAALLDRQRDYRRAPGLVAEGRDMGSVVFPDATVKIFLTATVEARAQRRYKQLMEKGMGASMESLLKDLHERDARDAARTVAPLKKLPDAVLLDTTEVNVEQAVGFVLDRVRS; encoded by the coding sequence ATAGACTTTCTCGACCTTCCGCCGATGCTCGATGCCACGGGGCGGGTGCGTCTGCCGGGCTCGAAGAGCATCTCGAACCGCACTTTGCTGCTTGCCGCCCTGGCCGAGGGACGCACGGAAATCCGCGACCTGCTCGCCTCCGACGACGTCGAGCGGATGCTCGACGCGCTGCGCACGCTGGGCGTCTCGTGGGCACGCGAGGGCGACAGCGACCACTATCGGGTCGACGGCGTCGCCGGGCCCTTTCCGGTCAAGGCCGCAGACCTGTTCTTGGGCAATGCCGGCACGGCGTTCCGTCCTCTGACTGCCGCGCTCGCGCTGTCGGGCGGCGAATACCGCCTGACGGGGGTGCCGCGGATGCATGAGCGGCCGATCGGCGATCTCGTCGACGGCCTGCGGCAGATCGGTGCGGACGTGCGCTATCTCGGTATCGAAGGCTTCCCGCCGCTGCATATCCTGCCCGCCACGATTCGTCCTGGCGGCGTGCTGCGCGTGCGCGGCGACGTTTCGAGCCAGTTCCTCACCGCGCTGCTGATGGCCTTGCCGCTCACCGGAACCCGGACCACGATCGAAGTCGTCGGCGAACTGATCTCGAAGCCGTACATCTCGATCACGCTCGATCTGATGGCCCGCTTCGGCGTCGAGGTGCAGCGTGAGGGGTGGACACGTTTTATCGTTCCCAGCGGTGCCCGCTACCGCAGCCCCGGCAGGGTGTTCGTCGAAGGGGACGCCTCGTCGGCTTCGTACTTTCTTGCCGCGGGTGCGATCGGGGGCGGGCCGGTTCGCGTCGAAGGCGTGGGCCGCAGCAGCATCCAAGGCGACGTGCGCTTCGCTGAGGCGCTCGCCGAACTCGGCGCGCGGGTCGACATCGGCGATAACTGGATCGAAGCGCGCGCGCCGGAGAGCGGGCGGCTGAAGGCGTTCGACCTCGACCTGAACCATATTCCCGACGCTGCGATGACGCTCGCCGTCGCGGCGCTGTTTGCCGACGGTTCGTGCACGCTGCGCAATATTGCAAGCTGGCGGGTCAAGGAAACTGACCGCATCGCCGCGATGGCGAAAGAATTGCGCAAAGTCGGCGCCATAGTGGAGGAGGGCGCGGATTTCCTGCGCGTCACGCCGCCTGCGAAGCTCGTGCCGGCCGCGATCGACACCTACGATGACCACCGCATGGCGATGTGCTTCTCGCTGGTGAGCCTGGGCGGCTGCCGCGTACGCATCAATGATCCGAAATGCGTGAATAAGACTTTCCCGACCTATTTCGAGTGTTTCGCCAGCATCACCCGGCCTGTCCCGGTCGTCGCGATCGATGGACCGTCGGCCTCCGGCAAGGGCACGGTCGCAGCGCGCGTCGCCGCCGCGCTGGGCTACCACTACCTCGACAGCGGTTCGCTGTACCGCCTGGTCGCGCTCGCGGCAATGCGTTCGGAGCTTTCATTAGACGATGAACCGGCGCTCGCGGCGCTCGCTGCCCGGTTGCCGGCCCGCTTCAGCGCAGCGCAAGTGATGCTCGACGACGAGGACGTCACCGACGCTATTCGCACCGAAAGATGTTCGGTCGGCGCCTCGCAGGTGGCGGCATTGCCTGCGGTGCGTGCTGCCCTGCTCGATCGCCAGCGCGATTACCGTCGTGCGCCCGGACTCGTTGCGGAAGGGCGCGACATGGGTTCGGTCGTTTTCCCGGACGCGACAGTCAAGATATTCCTCACCGCGACTGTCGAGGCACGCGCGCAGCGGCGCTATAAGCAGTTGATGGAGAAAGGAATGGGTGCTAGCATGGAAAGTCTTTTAAAGGATCTTCACGAACGGGATGCGCGCGATGCCGCCCGCACTGTCGCTCCTTTGAAGAAATTGCCGGATGCGGTGCTCCTGGATACGACGGAAGTCAATGTGGAGCAGGCGGTCGGTTTCGTGCTCGACCGGGTCCGCTCTTAG